GGGAAGCAGGGCTTGATCCTGTTGCCTGAAATCGCATTGTCGAATGCGTTTCTGGACCGGTTTAAAAAACGTTTCGGGTGTGCGCCTGCGCTGTGGCATTCGCATTTAACACCGGCGCAACGCCGCACAACGTGGCGCGGTGTGGCGGATGGCACGACGAAGGTGGTTGTGGGGGCGCGGTCGGCCCTGTTTCTTCCCTATCAGGATTTGGGCATCATCGTCGTCGATGAGGAACATGACCCGGCGTACAAACAGGAAGACGGCGTTATTTATCACGCCCGCGATATGGCGGTGGTGCGGGGGCATCGTGGGAAAATTCCCGTTGTTCTGGTATCTGCGACGCCGTCGCTGGAAACAATCCTGAACGCATGGAACGGGAAATATGACCATCTGGTCCTGCCCGTGCGTCATGGCGGGGCCGGTATGCCGGATATTGATTTGATTGATATGCGCGCAGATAAACCGGCGCGGCAGCATTTTATCGCGCCGACCTTGCACAATGAAATTCAATCGACATTGGACCGGGGGGAGCAGGTGTTGCTGTTCCTCAACCGTCGTGGGTATGCGCCGTTGACGCTGTGCCGTACGTGTGGACACAGATTTGAATGCCCGCGTTGCACGGCGTGGCTGGTCGAACACAAGAAAACATCACGCCTGCATTGCCACCATTGCGGATTTGCAACCCCGATCCCGAAAACATGCCCATCCTGTAACGACACGGACTCCCTCGCGGCCTGCGGCCCCGGGGTGGAGCGGATCAAGGAAGAGGTTGCGGCCCTGTGGCCAGACGCCCGCACCGTTATTCTGGCCAGCGATATCGTCGATACGAATGATAAGTTGAAGGCTGTTTTGGATGATATCCGCGAACGCCGCGTTGATATTGTGATCGGAACGCAGATTATCGCGAAGGGGCACCATTTCCCGCATCTGACGCTGGTGGGTGTGATTGATGCCGATCTGGGGCTGGGCGGTGGTGATCTGCGCGCGGCGGAACGCACATTCCAGCTTTTGCATCAGGTTGCGGGCCGGGCGGGGCGTGAGGAGTTGAAGGGACACGTTTTCCTGCAAACTTTTATGCCGGAAAACAAGGTGATGCGTGCCATGGCCGCGGATGATCGCGATGAGTTTCTGGCGGTCGAAGCCGAAGAACGCGAACGTGCGCTGATGCCGCCGTATAGTCGCCTGGCCGGGATTATTGTATCTGGGCGTGATGAAAAACAGGTGATGGAAACGGCGCGGGCGTTGGGGGCGTGCGCGCCCCAAGGGCCGGATGTTTTAACGCTGGGCCCGGCAGAGGCACCGTTCTACCGCCTGCGCGGAAATTTCCGCCGTCGTCTGCTGGTGCGGGCGGCCAAGACTATCAATTTACAACGCGCCATTGAAACATGGGTCGCCAGCGTGAAAATTCCATCCACCGTGCGGGTGCAGGTGGATATTGACCCGCAAAGCTTCCTGTAAGTTTACGGCGCCGGATGGTTTGAAGGTTTCTTCAAATCGTGCGGCATCGGACCGTAGCCCAGCCCGTCGACTTTGGGCAGGGTGGACAGGCAATCATAAAAATCACCCGGGGCAGCACATAAGGGCGCATAGGTTTCATCCGGCGCGTTCTTGTAGCTGCGAATTTTTTTGGTCGTGTCCAGTTCGTCCAGATACATGTCGATGGATTGCGCACGGTACATGGCATTCAGCCATGGGTTATTCCGCCAGGCGATTGCGGCGGCGGCCGTGGCGTCCCTTTGGGCTGTTTCATCAAGGGGGTCCTTGCCATCCATCGCAGCTTCAAAGGCGATGCCCGTATCACGGTAATTTTCAATGCTCATCAATCCGTCCCATACACGCGCATCACCGGCGGCGCGGGTCTGCCATGCCAGCAGGGTGGCCAGGGCCTGAGCATCGGCTTCCATGACATAGGTGAAACGGACATATTCGTCACGGCTGTATTTTAACGACCGTTCAAATCCCATCCGGTATTGAACGTGATGGCGTAATTCGTGGGCGGTGATCAGGGCCTGTTGCCCAAATTCCATGTCGTCATGGACCATCATCATGTTGAGCCCTGTATCATAAAACCCGCGTTCCATCGGATTTTCATACGTACAAAAGATCGTTTTATGATCCGTCGCCATTTTGACCAGTAGGCGGCCAAATTCTGTTTTTTCAAACAGGGTCAGAATTTTTTGCAAATTTTCTGTGGCGGGGGTCGGCGTGTCGACGGGATCGCCTGGAACAATACAGGCCCCGCGCGGGTTTTCGCGCGCGGCGGTGGGCCACCAATAGGTGGTTTGTTTGATCTCGCCCTCGGCCAATCGCGCGTCAAGGGCAGGGCCAGCCAGCGCCGTACCACCCGCCGCCATCACAAAGGGCAAGGTTATTCCCGCGATATGGCGCGCGGATATTTTTTGAAAGAATGCACGCATGATGATCAGCGCTGCAATGTAATGCCAAAACCGCCCGCTTTGCGGATGGTGTCGACATGCTGACGGTCAAAATCCTGATAAGCGGGATAGACGATGCCGTCATTGCTGCCGTTAATGCCCATGTGTTGAAATTCAACGTCAGCGGCGAAAACGGGAATGTTTTCGTTTGTGGCGCACCCGTTGAAGTCAAAAACAATGGTGGTCACGCGCGGGTCGGCCAATGCGGCATTCACAAGGTTTTTGTCCACCATGCTGAAGAACACCCATTTATAATGGCTGTTCCATTCTTCGTTGGTCAGGATCTCGCTAGAGGGCAGAATGACCATTCCGTTCTTGTCGACGCTGGTGTGTGTGCGGTCGCATCCGTTGGTCAGGGTGACCGTATGGTCGATGCGGTCAACATGCGCGTCCGTTGCCGTAGCGGTGCCATAGCCCAACGCCGCGGCCAGTGCGAATGAAGCGGACAGAATCGTGCGAAATGATCGTGTAGTCATTATCTGAAATATCCCTGTTTATGTTTTTTGATTACGGGCACCCTGCACCCGATGGGCGGGCCTGTCAATTTCCGATGTCAATTTTCGACTTGCCAGCAGAGATGGAAAGGCGGACCCTGATCAGGAGAGGGGACCCGCCATGTTCAACCGCGCCGCATTGCCAAAAGACATCACGTCTTATGATCTGCTGAAGGCCTTTGCGGTCCTGACCATGCTGGTTGACCATATCGGTTTCTATTTTTTCCCCGAAGATATGTGGTGGCGGGCGATTGGGCGGCTGTGCGTGCCCATTTGGTTCTTCCTGATTGGCTATGCCCGGTCGCGGGATATCGGGCCGCGCTTGTGGATTGGCGGGACCATTTTGCTGGTGGCGGATTTGATTGCCGGTAAATATTTGATCCCATTTAATATTTTATTCACCATGCTGGCCATTCGCCTGATGATTGACCCGTTGATGCGCGGCGTGACCCGGGCTGGCGTACAGGTTCTGTGGGCGGTGGCTGTGATCTGCTTCTTCGCCTATCTGCCAACGGCCTTTGTGCTGGAATATGGAACGCAAGGGGTGTTGCTGGCCATATTCGGCTGGTTTATGCGCCATCGGGCGGATGGGGGCTGGGGCCGGATTCCCGAGGCCATGGTGCAGAATTATGTCATTTTTGCCGCCGTGTCCTTCGTTTTGATCCAGACGGTGTCCTTTGGCTTTGCCCAGGGGCAAATGCTCCTGCTGGCCACCTGTGCTTTGCCTGTGTTTGGTGCATTATACATGTTCAAACCGCTGAATTTCCCCCGGTTGACGGCGTTGATCGGTCCGCTGGCGGGGGTGGTGCGGTTTATGGGGCGCTGGACTCTGGAAATTTATGTCGGGCA
The genomic region above belongs to Micavibrio aeruginosavorus EPB and contains:
- a CDS encoding primosomal protein N', whose product is MQTLFESMEEKAPPGEKRGDKPVPETARRVLVLVPYPVDRAYTYAVPDGMDVSPGDYVTVPLGKREVPGVVWGLSDEDVPAKKLKMIVDRFDLPPMQAAHRDFLSWVAQYTMSAPGAVLKMCLSAPAGLEPPKATTGYVPGIVIDEKTRKGLSPQRRRVLDIASDGLTRRASELAELAGCSAAVVNGMADIGLLRAVDLFSSAPCRNPDIDRVGPDLSPDQRATADHLIAQVKSGEHHTSLLDGVTGAGKTEVYFEAIAEAIRSGKQGLILLPEIALSNAFLDRFKKRFGCAPALWHSHLTPAQRRTTWRGVADGTTKVVVGARSALFLPYQDLGIIVVDEEHDPAYKQEDGVIYHARDMAVVRGHRGKIPVVLVSATPSLETILNAWNGKYDHLVLPVRHGGAGMPDIDLIDMRADKPARQHFIAPTLHNEIQSTLDRGEQVLLFLNRRGYAPLTLCRTCGHRFECPRCTAWLVEHKKTSRLHCHHCGFATPIPKTCPSCNDTDSLAACGPGVERIKEEVAALWPDARTVILASDIVDTNDKLKAVLDDIRERRVDIVIGTQIIAKGHHFPHLTLVGVIDADLGLGGGDLRAAERTFQLLHQVAGRAGREELKGHVFLQTFMPENKVMRAMAADDRDEFLAVEAEERERALMPPYSRLAGIIVSGRDEKQVMETARALGACAPQGPDVLTLGPAEAPFYRLRGNFRRRLLVRAAKTINLQRAIETWVASVKIPSTVRVQVDIDPQSFL
- a CDS encoding DUF6782 family putative metallopeptidase, with protein sequence MRAFFQKISARHIAGITLPFVMAAGGTALAGPALDARLAEGEIKQTTYWWPTAARENPRGACIVPGDPVDTPTPATENLQKILTLFEKTEFGRLLVKMATDHKTIFCTYENPMERGFYDTGLNMMMVHDDMEFGQQALITAHELRHHVQYRMGFERSLKYSRDEYVRFTYVMEADAQALATLLAWQTRAAGDARVWDGLMSIENYRDTGIAFEAAMDGKDPLDETAQRDATAAAAIAWRNNPWLNAMYRAQSIDMYLDELDTTKKIRSYKNAPDETYAPLCAAPGDFYDCLSTLPKVDGLGYGPMPHDLKKPSNHPAP
- a CDS encoding TraX family protein; this translates as MFNRAALPKDITSYDLLKAFAVLTMLVDHIGFYFFPEDMWWRAIGRLCVPIWFFLIGYARSRDIGPRLWIGGTILLVADLIAGKYLIPFNILFTMLAIRLMIDPLMRGVTRAGVQVLWAVAVICFFAYLPTAFVLEYGTQGVLLAIFGWFMRHRADGGWGRIPEAMVQNYVIFAAVSFVLIQTVSFGFAQGQMLLLATCALPVFGALYMFKPLNFPRLTALIGPLAGVVRFMGRWTLEIYVGHLVILNIVGVICFPDRFDLFSPHWTTLDFGASARPAPAP